Below is a genomic region from Pedobacter cryoconitis.
AAATCTACGTGGTTGTTGTGTGCGTGGCAGTTATTTTACTGGGACTGCTCTTTTTCCTGTTCTCAATTGATCGCAGATTAAAAAAACTAGAAAAAAAATCTTAAGGTGAAAAATTATTTTTAAGGCC
It encodes:
- a CDS encoding CcmD family protein: MKKLITTVLMLMVTLQLFAQDQSSAITDTLAGSEKIYVVVVCVAVILLGLLFFLFSIDRRLKKLEKKS